One window from the genome of Labeo rohita strain BAU-BD-2019 chromosome 10, IGBB_LRoh.1.0, whole genome shotgun sequence encodes:
- the bmp1b gene encoding bone morphogenetic protein 1b — translation MKSLWTCLLMLNLRLLLTIALRVDSNYHTGPRNSDEVDYKDPCKAAAFLGDIALDEEDLRLLKASYLDARENDTSNISIPDSANRSSANGNAKDDPVLAKKSLLRRRRAATARPERVWPDGIIPYVISSNFSGSQRAIFKQAMRHWEKHTCVTFMERSTEESYIVFTIRPCGCCSFVGRRGGGPQAISIGKNCDKFGIVVHELGHVIGFWHEHTRPDRDDHVDIFRENIQPGQEYNFIKMEPDDVDSLGEVYDFDSIMHYARNTFSRGIYLDTMLPKYEVDGVRPPIGQRTRLSKGDIAQARKLYKCPRCGESLQDSTGNFSSPGYPNGYAAHLHCIWRISVTPGGEGRRTLYRISYEKHLYLKQCTFKMLGLIILNFTSMDLYRSHLCWYDHVEIRDGYWRNAPLKGRLCGDQLPEAIVSTDSRLWIEFRSSSNWVGKGFSAVYEAICGGEVRRDSGQIESPNYPDDYRPNKLCTWKIIVPQGFHVGLIFQSFEIEKHDNCAYDYLELRDGDSENSPLLGRFCGYEKPDDIKSSSNQLWMKFVSDGSVNKAGFAANFFKEIDECSKPDNGHCEQRCVNTLGSYHCACDPGYELAPDRRSCAAAACGGFISKLNGSFTSPGWPQEYPPNKNCVWQLIAPVQYRITLLFDAFEIEGNDVCKYDYVEVHSGLSTDAKLHGKFCGTEKPEAITSQLNSMRVEFKSDNTVSKRGFKAQFFSDMDECSRENGGCQHECVNTYGSYSCQCRSGFVLHSNKHDCKEVGCDQAITSVSGIITSPNWPDKYPSKKACTWTLSTTPGHRIKVAFDEIDMEAHQECAYDHLEIYDGPTGRATSFGRFCGSKKPSPVISSGNSMFLRFFSDNSVQKRGFKASHSAECGGSLKAEIKTKDLYSHAQFGDNNYPGASDCQWVISAEKGYGVELIFHTFEIEEEADCGYDYVELFDGADVKAPRLGRYCGSGPPEEIYSAGDAIVIKFHSDDTINKKGFHVRYTSTKFQDTLHTSK, via the exons CTGCTTTTCTGGGCGACATTGCTTTAGATGAGGAGGACTTGCGCTTGCTTAAAGCCAGCTATTTGGATGCAAGAGAGAATGACACTTCTAACATCTCTATACCTGATTCAG CAAACAGATCCTCAGCTAATGGCAATGCAAAGGACGACCCAGTTTTGGCCAAGAAAAGCCTTCTACGCAGACGGAGAGCAGCCACAGCCAGACCTGAGAGAGTTTGGCCAGATGGCATAATACCCTATGTCATTAGTAGCAACTTCAGTG GCAGCCAGCGAGCCATTTTCAAACAAGCCATGCGTCACTGGGAGAAACACACTTGCGTGACTTTCATGGAAAGAAGCACAGAGGAGAGCTATATCGTCTTTACCATCCGGCCTTGTGG GTGCTGCTCGTTTGTCGGGCGAAGAGGTGGAGGTCCACAAGCTATATCTATTGGGAAGAACTGTGACAAGTTTGGCATCGTGGTGCATGAACTTGGACATGTCATTGGATTCTGGCACGAGCACACACGACCAGACCGGGATGACCATGTTGATATATTTAGAGAAAACATCCAGCCAG GTCAGGAGTACAATTTCATAAAGATGGAGCCAGATGATGTGGATTCGCTAGGGGAGGTTTACGATTTTGACAGTATCATGCATTACGCCAGAAACACCTTTTCCAG GGGCATCTATCTTGATACCATGCTGCCAAAGTATGAAGTTGATGGAGTCCGACCTCCCATCGGGCAGCGGACGAGACTGAGCAAAGGGGACATCGCTCAAGCTAGAAAATTATACAAGTGCCCAA GATGTGGCGAGAGCCTTCAGGACAGCACTGGAAACTTCTCCTCCCCTGGGTACCCTAACGGATATGCTGCACATCTTCACTGTATATGGAGGATATCGGTCACGCCGGGGGGAGAAGGTAGAAGAACTTTATATAGGATAT cTTATGAAAAGCATTTATATCTAAAACAATGTACGTTCAAAAtgttggggttg ATCATTCTTAATTTTACTTCAATGGATCTGTACAGAAGTCACTTGTGCTGGTACGATCATGTGGAGATCCGTGATGGATACTGGAGAAATGCACCTTTGAAAG GCCGTTTATGTGGAGACCAGCTACCTGAGGCTATTGTGTCCACAGACAGTCGACTGTGGATTGAATTTCGCAGCAGCAGTAATTGGGTGGGGAAAGGCTTCTCTGCTGTCTATGAAG CTATTTGTGGAGGTGAAGTGAGAAGAGACAGTGGACAGATTGAGTCACCCAATTACCCTGATGATTATCGGCCTAATAAATTGTGCACGTGGAAGATCATTGTACCACAGGGATTTCATGTGGGCCTCATCTTCCAGTCATTTGAG ATTGAGAAACATGACAACTGTGCGTATGACTACCTGGAACTGCGAGATGGTGATTCGGAGAACAGCCCTTTACTGGGCCGCTTCTGTGGCTACGAAAAGCCAGACGATATCAAGAGCAGCTCCAACCAGCTGTGGATGAAGTTTGTGTCTGACGGTTCTGTGAACAAAGCTGGTTTTGCAGCTAATTTCTTTAAAG AGATTGACGAATGCTCCAAGCCTGATAATGGACACTGTGAGCAGCGCTGTGTCAACACCTTGGGCAGTTACCATTGTGCCTGCGACCCTGGATACGAACTCGCCCCGGACCGCCGCAGCTGCGCAG CAGCTGCCTGTGGTGGATTCATCTCCAAACTCAATGGCTCCTTCACTAGTCCAGGATGGCCACAGGAATACCCACCCAACAAGAACTGCGTGTGGCAGCTCATTGCCCCGGTGCAGTACCGTATCACTCTGCTTTTCGACGCTTTTGAGATAGAGGGGAATGAT GTTTGTAAATACGATTACGTTGAGGTACACAGCGGCTTGTCCACTGACGCAAAGCTTCATGGGAAATTCTGTGGCACAGAGAAACCAGAGGCGATCACGTCCCAGCTCAATAGTATGCGTGTTGAGTTCAAATCGGACAACACCGTGTCCAAGAGAGGCTTTAAAGCTCAGTTCTTTTCTG ACATGGATGAGTGTTCTAGGGAGAATGGAGGTTGCCAGCACGAGTGTGTGAACACATATGGGAGCTACAGCTGTCAGTGTCGCAGCGGCTTTGTGTTGCACAGCAATAAACATGACTGCAAAGAAG TGGGCTGTGATCAAGCCATTACCAGTGTTTCTGGTATTATTACAAGTCCAAACTGGCCGGATAAATACCCCAGCAAGAAGGCCTGCACATGGACCCTATCCACCACTCCAGGCCACCGCATTAAAGTG GCTTTTGACGAGATTGACATGGAAGCTCATCAGGAGTGTGCTTATGACCACTTGGAGATATATGATGGCCCAACTGGCAGAGCGACCAGTTTTGGTCGCTTTTGTGGGAGTAAAAAGCCATCACCTGTCATTTCCAGTGGCAATAGCATGTTCCTGCGATTCTTCTCAGATAACTCGGTACAGAAGAGGGGTTTTAAGGCCTCTCATTCAGCAG AGTGTGGTGGTAGTCTGAAGGCAGAGATAAAGACCAAGGATCTGTATTCCCACGCTCAGTTCGGTGACAACAACTATCCCGGAGCTTCAGACTGCCAGTGGGTGATCTCAGCGGAAAAGGGCTACGGGGTGGAGCTCATCTTTCACACTTTTGAGATTGAGGAGGAAGCAGACTGCGGATATGATTACGTAGAGCTGTTTGATGGCGCTGATGTCAAAGCACCCAGGCTGGGGCGCTACTGTGGGTCTGGG cCGCCAGAGGAGATCTACTCAGCTGGTGATGCCATTGTCATCAAATTTCACTCAGATGACACGATCAACAAGAAAGGTTTCCATGTTCGGTACACAAGCACCAAGTTCCAGGACACCTTGCACACTAGTAAGTGA